A stretch of the Ornithodoros turicata isolate Travis chromosome 4, ASM3712646v1, whole genome shotgun sequence genome encodes the following:
- the LOC135391126 gene encoding LOW QUALITY PROTEIN: tyrosine-protein kinase transmembrane receptor ROR2-like (The sequence of the model RefSeq protein was modified relative to this genomic sequence to represent the inferred CDS: deleted 2 bases in 1 codon) has protein sequence MAARVDSGAGGYRTTSGKFHTPAMALRQSGVMFILNSVPLILILWLQSLPYGLLQNETFFMANDSQPSTGIIEPPAIPAGGSCQIYQGVTCGQYLGNRSVYVRPPPDNLATMEAKVAAAFTVVATSHDMSAQCHKYAIPSLCFFVFPPCEGESEPVPRSVCRDECELLEHSVCRMEYSIAKRHPLIGQQNLLPVCEKLAPVGSPESASCLRLGVAPKEVENVRTEESCYMDNGEDYRGTVSETISGLPCQPWTHQILFSRIAEYPEIVGHNYCRNPGGKEAQPWCYTSGPYVTKEMCSVPKCVDYLWLYILLASIAMIGLVGLLLGVVCFRRRGKPPLPAPNKTPGKTAGIRAPQQMEMGRLLPRPVRAPEVSASRIRFLQELGEGAFGKVYRGELLAVAPPKGARDNGRINLNGTPSIAVAIKTLKENATIKTQQDFQREAELMGDLQHPNIVCLLGVCTKEEPMCMLFEYMPHGDLHEFLVSHSPRCDAVPTDNAVQALELADFLHVSRQVAAGMEYLAAHHYVHRDLAARNCLVGDSLTVKISDFGLSRDVYSSDYYRVQSKSLLPVRWMPPESILYGRFTTESDVWSFGVLLWEVFSYGLQPYYGYANQEVIDLVRARQLLPCPEDCPPHLYAMMVECWHEVPQRRPTFRELHARLCSWQAMHARSASLSTHGSNHTGSTAVSHKGGSPLLGAGERPHTPQGRNMGHPPHFGPPYNLLDGKVSKV, from the exons ATGGCAGCACGCGTTGACAGCGGGGCGGGCGGCTACCGAACCACTTCCGGAAAGTTTCACACCCCCGCCATGGCGCTTCGCCAAAGCGGCGTAATGTTTATATTGAACTCGGTACCGTTAATTTTAATCCTGTGGCTTCAATCACTTCCATATGGACTCCTTCAAAACGAAACGTTTTTCATGGCAAATGACAG TCAGCCCAGCACGGGCATCATTGAACCACCAGCCATACCGGCAGGGGGATCGTGCCAAATCTACCAGGGTGTCACCTGCGGCCAGTACTTGGGCAACCGCAGCGTGTACGTCCGGCCTCCGCCAGACAATCTGGCCACCATGGAAGCCAAGGTGGCCGCAGCGTTTACCGTCGTCGCCACGTCCCACGACATGTCTGCCCAGTGCCACAAATACGCCATTCCTTCGCTCTGCTTTTTCGTCTTTCCGCCCTGCGAGGGGGAAAGCGAACCCGTACCACGCTCGGTTTGCCGAGACGAGTGTGAACTGCTGGAGCACAGTGTTTGCCGCATGGAATACAGCATAGCTAAACGACACCCGCTCATTGGCCAGCAAAATCTGTTGCCAGTCTGCGAGAAACTCGCTCCCGTGGGGTCACCGGAGAGCGCATCCTGCCTGCGGCTTGGAGTGGCTCCTAAAGAAGTGGAGAACGTCAGAACAG AGGAAAGTTGCTACATGGACAACGGCGAAGACTACAGGGGCACAGTGTCCGAAACCATCTCTGGACTTCCGTGTCAGCCATGGACACACCAGATCCTTTTCTCGCGAATCGCCGAATATCCAGAAATTGTG GGACACAATTACTGCAGGAATCCTGGTGGGAAAGAGGCCCAACCCTGGTGCTATACGTCCGGCCCCTATGTCACAAAAGAAATGTGTAGCGTTCCAAAATGTG TGGACTACCTCTGGCTCTACATCCTGCTTGCCAGCATTGCCATGATAGGACTGGTAGGGCTACTCTTgggcgtcgtctgctttcgtcGCCGTGGGAAACCACCCCTTCCAGCCCCGAACAAGACTCCAGGAAAGACTGCAGGAATCCGCGCCCCACAGCAGATGGAAATGGGCAGACTCCTGCCACGGCCAGTGCGTGCACCCGAAGTGTCCGCGTCCAGGATTCGTTTCCTGCAAGAGCTTGGGGAAGGAGCCTTTGGCAAAGTCTACCGCGGGGAGCTTCTTGCGGTCGCGCCGCCCAAGGGGGCCCGAGACAACGGCCGCATCAACCtcaacggcacaccatccatcGCTGTCGCAATAAAGACCCTGAAGGAGAACGCGACGATCAAGACCCAGCAGGACTTCCAGCGCGAAGCCGAACTCATGGGTGATCTTCAACATCCCAACATTGTCTGCTTGCTCGGCGTCTGCACAAAGGAAGAACCCATGTGCATGCTCTTTGAGTACATGCCACACGGAGATCTCCACGAGTTTCTGGTGAGCCACTCTCCGCGCTGCGACGCGGTCCCTACGGACAACGCGGTGCAGGCACTCGAACTTGCGGACTTCCTCCACGTGTCACGGCAGGTCGCTGCAGGTATGGAGTACCTCGCTGCCCACCATTACGTCCACAGGGATCTCGCTGCTCGCAACTGCCTCGTCGGCGACTCGCTCACGGTGAAGATATCGGACTTTGGCCTGTCCCGTGACGTCTATTCTTCGGACTACTACAGGGTGCAGTCCAAGTCCCTGCTGCCCGTTCGATGGATGCCACCAGAGTCGATCCTCTATGGCCGCTTCACGACAGAGAGCGACGTGTGGTCGTTTGGAGTCCTGCTTTGGGAAGTCTTCAGTTATGGGCTTCAGCCATATTACGGCTATGCCAACCAAGAAGTCATTGATCTCGTACGAGCTAGGCAGTTGCTTCCATGCCCCGAAGACTGTCCTCCGCATCTATACGCCATGATGGTGGAATGCTGGCACGAAGTTCCGCAGAGGAGGCCAACGTTCAGAGAGCTGCACGCCAGGCTATGCTCTTGGCAAGCTATGCACGCTCGCAGTGCTAGCCTGAGCACGCATGGCAGCAATCACACTGGATCGACGGCTGTGAGCCACAAAGGAGGCAGCCCGCTATTAGGGGCAGGCGAGCGTCCGCACACACCTCAGGGAAGGAACATGGGGCACCCGCCGCACTTCGGTCCCCCGTACAACCTCCTTGACGGAAAAGTGTCGAAAGTCTGA
- the LOC135391128 gene encoding trafficking protein particle complex subunit 5-like, with the protein MSGVRNKVSILDRPITKIKTDIHISLFGLLFSEIVQYCQNRVYTIPELQTRLSELGFHVGQRVLDLIYVREKNYKRETKLLHVLLFIKSSVWKTLFGKEADKLEQANDDDKTYYLIEKEPLVSKFISVPKDRGNLNCASFVAGIIEAVLLGCNFPAKVTAHWYKGTTFMIKFEDSVIARDKSLETR; encoded by the exons ATGTCTGGCGTGAGAAATAAAGTAAGCATCCTCGACCGACCAATAACAAAGATAAAGACTGAC ATTCACATAAGTTTATTTGGATTGCTATTCTCGGAGATCGTACAATATTGTCAAAACCGTGTATACACCATTCCTGAACTACAGACAAG gctgTCTGAGTTGGGGTTTCACGTAGGTCAGAGAGTACTCGACCTCATATACGTACGAGAGAAAAACTACAAGCGTGAGACAAAGCTACTGCACGTTCTGCTCTTCATCAAATCTTCAGTCTGGAAG ACTTTATTCGGCAAAGAAGCTGACAAGTTGGAACAAGCTAACGACGACGACAAGACCT ATTACTTGATTGAAAAGGAGCCGCTTGTCAGCAAGTTCATCTCTGTACCTAAGGACCGAG GAAACCTCAACTGTGCCTCTTTTGTGGCAGGCATCATCGAAGCTGTCCTCTTAGGATGCAACTTT CCAGCAAAAGTTACAGCACACTGGTACAAAGGTACAACATTCATGATCAAGTTCGAAGACTCCGTGATCGCCAGGGACAAGTCACTGGAAACACGATAA